The Aeromicrobium yanjiei DNA segment TGGCCAAGCTCGAGGCTCGCCTCAACCAGCTCGACCAGGACCTGACGCCCCTCAAGGGCGACTGGACCGGTGAGGCTGCTGCCTCCTACCAGCAGGCCAAGGCCAAGTGGGACCAGGCCATCCAGGACCTCAAGCTGACGCTGTCCCAGTCGGGCCAGGCCGTCAACGACTCCGGTGAGGACTACCGCCGCACCGAGACCCAGAACGCCTCGTCGTTCGGCGGCTGATCACGCATGGACCCTGACGCACGTCTTGGAACCGCTCCCGCCTTCGGCGGGAGCGGTTCCGGCGCTCACATCGAGCTGACGATCGAAGAGGTCGAGAAGATCGGCCGCGCCACCGCGGCACTCAACGAGAGGGCGCAGGCTGCCCGCACCGAGCTCGCGGACGCCGCGGGGGGTGGCGGCTTCAGCTCGTACCCGTCCGCCCAGGCGCTCTTCGACCAGCACCAGGCCGTCGTCGAGGTCTTCGACAAGACCCTCGCGGCGATGACGACCGATCTCGACGACTTCGGCAGCACGATCGTCCAGGCCGCGCACAACCACGACCAGACCGACAACGACGTTCTCGCCACGATGGCGATGATCGCGGCAAAGGTCGACACCGCATCGCTGATTAAAGCGCACGAGCAGGCCCGCAACGAGGCCGGCCACCGGCTGCAGGAGCCTGATACCGATCTCGACACCACCCCGGAGATCGACGCCTTCGACGAGGAGAACCCCAGTGTCAAGGAGCCGTCCCTCGACGGCCTCCGCTCGGAGGAAGCTCCGAGCATCCCAACCTTCGGCGAAGATCAGGGCGAGGACGCTCTCTTCGACGCCTCCGGAGGAGCTCCCAAGTGACAATCCGCGGCCGCGGGGGCGCCGCTGTCGCCGCCGCATTGGTCCTCCTCACCCTTGCCACACCACCCGCCTCGGCGAAGCCGCTCGAGCCATGGTGGTTCACCAGTCTCAGCGTGGCATCGAACCACGAGCAGTCGACCGGCAAGGGCGTGAAGATCGCCGTCATCGACGGTGCGCTGAACCGCGACATCCCCGAGCTGGACGGCGCCAAGGTCAAGCTGCGTGCAGCTCTTGCGCCCGGCCTGAAGTCCGGGCTCATCAAGCCCAGGTCCTTCTCCCGTGAGTTCTACGCGAGCCACGGCACCGCCATGACCACGCTGATCGTGGGCCAGGGCAAGGGCAACGCGCCCGGCGGGGCCGGCATCACCGGCATGGCACCGGACGCCGAGGTGTACTTCTACCAGATGGATCCCGACCCTACCGACCCGGAAACGCCATATCCCGGCGAGCTGTTCGAGCAGGCGATCAAGGACAAGGTCGACATCATCAGCTACTCCTTCACCAACAGCACCATGCTCGAGCCGCAGATCGAGGCGGCGCAGGCGGCAGGCATCGTCGTGGTCGCCGGCGCGGGCAACCCGAACGCCGCCGTGACCGAACCGGCCAGCCTGCCCGGTGTCGTGGCCGTCGGCGTGCTGGACAAGAAGATCCGCCCGTGGAAGAAGCAGCCCGAGGGCAACATCACGATCATCGCCCCCGGCGTCGACATCGCCTCCGGAGCCATGAAGGGCACCGCCACCCAGGCACGCTGGGTCTCCGGTGTGGAGCGCACCGGCACCTCGGACGCCACACCCTTGGTGGCGGGCGCCCTGGCGCTGGTGAAGTCCAAGTACCCCCATGCCACCGGCAACCAGCTGATCCAGCAGCTCATCCACAGCGCCGGCGGACGCGACTACGGCTACAGCATGGAGGGCGGGTTCGGCGTCATCAGCCTCGAGGAGCTGCTCGCTCGCGACCCGGCCGGCTGGCCCGACGAGAACCCTCTTCTCAAGGGCCCCAACTACGCCTTCGACACGTACCCGCAGTCGGCGTGGAAGGACCCCGACGCCCCCACCCCGAAGCCGACACCCGCCGACACCAACGACAAGCCCGCCGCGGATCAGTCTGCCCAGCCGGCGGCCGAGGACGAGTCGTCGTCACCTCTGCCATGGATCATCGGAGCGGCCGTCCTCGTCGCCCTGCTCGTCGTTGCCGCCGCCATGGCCCGGCGTCGCCGCGGCGTCTCGTCCGCACTCACCACAAAGACAGGGGGAACGTCTGATGGGACCCAATGAGGCAAAGCTGCAGGAGATAGCGGCTACCGCACCCCACAACGCCAGCAGCAAGAAGCGCGCATGGAAGAGCTCCTACGCGAAGGTCACCGAGATCATCGATGAGCTGGATGCCCAGGCCTCGCGCACTCGCAAGGCCTGGACCGGTGCCGACGCGGACGCGGCTGCGGCCGCCTTCGAGAAGAAGCGTCAGCAGCTCGAGGAGTACCGCGACCAGATGGAGAAGTCGGCCCTCGCGATGGAGGAGGCCCGGCACGGTCTCGCGCTCGCGGAGAAGAACCTCGGCGCGCTCCCCCCTGTGGGCAGCCCGCCGGGTTCGGCCCCCGCCTCGCTGGATGCCGGCGCGGACGATGATGCCATCAAGGAGCACAAGGCCGACGTCAAGAAACATGATGCTGCCGTCTCGGCACACGACGCGGCACTCAAGGAGCGCGAGCGCAAGGCGGGAGAGGCGCTCGACTCATTCGATGCCTCGATGAAGGTCGCCCAAGCCCTGCTGAGCAAGGCTGCCCCCATCGGCAAGAACCCGGTGGACGACGACAAGCCCCATCCCACCCGTGGGGGGTCCGGCTCTGGTGGGTCCGGTGGGTCCGGCTCCGGCGGCTCCGGCAATCCCGTGGTCGGCGGAAGCACCGCTGCCGCCTCGATGCTGTCGGCCAGTGGGCACAGCGGTAGCAGCTCGTGGGCCATCGGCGGCCTGCACCCAGGCGCGCTCCTGACCCCCGGCGACCCCGGTCCCGGCCCCGGTGTCGCCGGCGAGCCCGGCGATCCCGGTGCCGGTGGTGTCGGCTCAGGCGGGGGCAGCGGTGCCCCCGGCGGGACTGCGGGCGGAGCTGCCGCCAGCGCGGGAACGATCGGCGGAGGCGGCGCAGGAGCCGCGGCGAGCGCGGCCGGGGCCCTCGGTGCTGGGCGAGGCCTGCTCAACCGTCTGACCGGTGGCGCGAGCGCCGCCGGGAGCGCGGCACCCGGACGTACCGCCGGCATGCAGAACGGCTCGACGCTGGGCGCCCGCAGCGCAGGTGCGGCCGGTGCCGCTTCGTCGAGCGGGGCCCAGTCGGGTGGAGCGCAGTCCTCGGCAGGACGTCCCGGCGGCGCCCAGTCGTCCGCAGGTCGCGCCGGCGGAGCGCAGTCCTCCGCGGGCAGGCCCGGCGGCGCTCAGTCCGGCGCAGGACGTTCCGGCGCCGGCTCGCCGGCCGGCGCCCGTGGGACCGGCTCCGGCTCGCGTGGGGCGGCCGGTGCGCGCGGCGCAGCCGGCGCAGGCGCGGGGGCCGGCCGCTCGGGGCAGCGGCCCGGCGACAACAATGACCAGCTCGTCGACCACATGGCGTTCGACGACGACCAGTGGCTCGACGACGACGACACGACTCCAGGAGTCATTGCATGACCTCCAGCACTGCCGTCCACTCCCTGGGTGGACTGGTTCGGGTGACGATCGCCTCCGGCGACCGTCGCACCGATCTCGCCCTGCCGTCGTCCGTCACCGTTGCCGAGCTGCTGCCTGAGCTCGCGCGGTCGATGGGCGTGCTGGAGCCGGGATCGGCCCACACGGGCTTCCGCCTGCTGGCGGCAGACGGCACCCAGCTCTCGGCGTCGGCCGGGCTCGCGTTCCAGAACGTCTACGACGGTGCCGTCCTGACCCTCGCCCCGGGCCACGAGGACAGCCCTCGCGTCTACGACGACGTCGTCGAGGCGATGTCCGACGTCATCGAGGAGACCACCCGCCCTTGGGAGCCCACGGCCGCCCGTAACACCGCCCTCATCGCATCGGGATCGCTGCTGGCGCTCGGCGCCCTGTCGATCGGCGTCGAGCGCACGAGCATCCTGGCCGGAGCGCTCGCCGGTGGGATCGCGCTGGTGCTGCTGACCGCGTCCATCGTGGTGTCGCGCCTGGAGCACGAGAACGAGATCGCGCTGATGCTGGGCTGGTCGGCAGTCGTCTACGCCGCGGTCGGTGCGTTCACCGCAGTCTCCTCCGACGAGATCCTCGGTGCGCCACTGGCATCCGCGGGAGGCGCCGGCGCCGTGACGGCCATCTTGGCCATGGCCGGGTTGGAGAGCCGGCGACTGCTCATGCTGCCCGGCGTCATCCTGGGAGTCATCGCCGCAGCCGCCAGCGGGCTCGTGATCGCGACCGACCTCGAGCCGGCCAAGATCTACCTCGTGGCGCTGGCGCTCGCAGTCATCGCCTCGGGCGTCCAGCCTGCGCTGGCGCTCACCTCGGCCGGTGCGTCCTCGCCCCAGCCCGAGGACCCTGCGTCCCTCCCCGACGACCCCTCCGAGGTCGACATCGAGAAGGTCCGCACGGGCGCGCGCGTCGGCCATGACGTCCTGCTGGCCACGACCGTCACCAGCGGCCTGCTGCTGATCGCGGTCGCTCCGCTCGCGGTGACCCTGGGTCTGACCGGCATGCTGACCACCGTCGCAGCCGCAGTCGCCCTGCTCGTACGCACCCGGCAGTTCCGCTCCGGCACAGAGGTCGGCGCGGGTCTGCTCACCGCTGCGGCCGGGATCCTGTCCATCGCGATCAGCGTGCTGGTGCTGGAGCCCGACTGGCGTCCCGGCCTCATCGTGGTCCTGATCGTGGTCGCCGCCGGCACCCTCGTCTCGACACTCGTCACCTCCACGCGTACGGTCTCGCGAGGACGGATGGCTGAAGTTCTCGAGCTCATCGCTCTCGTCGCGATCGTCCCCCTGCTCGTCATCGCCATCGGAATCGTCTCGGCCGTCCGGTCCTGATCCAAGGAGAACCATGAACACCGCTCGCAAGATCGCCGCCTCCGGCACCATCGGCCTCGGACTGGCCATGGTCTCGGTCGCACTCCCCGGCATCGCGAACGCCGCCGACACCGAAGAGGTCGGAGCCAGCGTCCCCGCTGGGGCGCCCACGACGGCCGAGATCTCCGCCCGGGCACAGGCGCTCGGCCTGGACATCCCGGCGGATCAGCTCGCCGACCTCGACATGGACGACCTCGAGGCGCTCGCCCTCGCCCGCGACGACGACGACGACGAGACCACCGCACCGACCCCCACGCCGGAGCCGACGACCCCCGACCCGACGACCCCGGAGCCGACGATCCCCACGCCGACGTTCCCCACGCCGACACCCGGGGATCCGACGACCGCACCGACGACGCCGGCCCCGACCTCCCCGACGCGTCCGACCCCCGGCGACTCGATCGATCCCGGCGGCGAGACCGGCGACGTCGACAGCGACGACGACAGCACCCCCGGTGACGACACCGGAGACAGCGATCCGGGCTCGGGCAGCTCGGAGTCCCAGGGCGGCAACACCGGCTCCAGCGTCGACCCCGTGCTCGGCACCGGCGTCGCGCCGCAGAGCGCCACCGCGCCCACCGCGGCCCCGAAGGGCGCTCTGCCCGACGCCGGCTCCCCCGGTCAGCTTCCTGTCCTGGTCCTCGGACTCGGCCTGATCGTGGTCGGTGGGGTGCTGGTCAAGCGCCCGTACGCTGCGCGTCACCGCGTCGTCTGACGCATGGCGAGCAAGCGCGACCTGGTCGAGGCGCACGACTTCAACCGCCGCCGTCTGGTCACCGCTTTCCTGAGCGGTGCTCCGGGCGGGCGTGAGGTGGAGCCGGTTCGCTACGGCCGCACGATCATCGGTGGACTCGTCCTCGCGGGCATCCTCGTCGCCGGAGCCGCCGTCACCGGCGTCCTCAAGCCGACCGTCAGTGACGACTGGCGTGACAACGGGCTGGTGATCGGCAAGGAGAGCGGCTCGCGCTTCCTCATGTACAACGACGAGCTGTTCCCGGTCGCGAACATCGCGTCGGCCCGTCTGGCGCTGCGGGACGAGCCCAAGATCAGCTATGTCCCCGACGACATCCTGGTCAAGGAGCCCAAGCGCAACGCGATCGGCATCCTCAACGCGCCCGACTACCTGCCCCCGGCCAACCGGCTCGTCCAGGACGGGTGGACCGCGTGCACCAACACCGACGGCGGCCTGCGCACCGTCGTCGACACGACACCCGGCGCGAAGCGTTCGTCAGGCTCCGCCCTCGTCGTGCGCTCCCGTGACGACGCGAAGTACTGGATCGTGGCGGACGGCTACCGCTACCCCGTGCCACCGGACGGCGAGACGGGTCGAGCGATCCTTCGTGCGCTGGCCCTCGACCGCACGACCGCGTTCCCAGCTCCCAACAGCTGGCTCGAGCTGCTGCCGGTCGCGAGCCCCATCCAGGCGTTCTCGGTGCCCGGGACCGGTCAGCCGTTCCGGCAGGGCCGGCAGGCGATCGAGGGGCTCGACACGATCGGCACCCCGGTCGACGTCGACGGGCGCAAGTACGTGCTCGCCGAGGGCGGTCTCGTCCCGCTCACCGACTTCGCGTACCAGATCTACCTCGTCAGCCCCAACGGCCAGTCCGAGCCGCGCAACCTCGACCCGGCCGACTTCGGCAGCCTCAACACGCTGCCGAACGAGACGCCGTACCCTCGCGACTGGCCGGACGACGTGCCGTCCTCCTACACCGAGTCGACCCCGTGCCTGATCCTCGAGCGGGGTGAGGACGCCACGACGACGAGCGGCGCCTATCTGGCCTCGTCCACCGACCCGTCGGTGCTGCCGAACGGATCGGCCGTGACGACCGATGTCCAGCAGGGCCGTGGCGCCCTGGTCTACGGCACGACGCGCCCGCAGGGCGGCCCGGTCGACACCGAGTTCCTGATCGACTCGCTCGCGACCCGGTACGCGATCGAGCCCAAGAACTCCGTCGACGAGGCGCAAAAGCGCCTCGGCTACGGCGGCGTCACCCCGGTGCCTGTCCCGCGTGCGTGGACCGAGCTGTTCCGTGACGGACCGTCCCTCGACGTCGAGCGCGCCGGGGCACCCGTCGGATGAGGCGCGCCCTGCCGATGGCGCTGCTCGTCCTGGCCGGGTCCGTCGCCCTCCCGGCCGTCGCAGTGTCGCCCGCCGCGGCCCAGACGACCGATGACGGCAAGTGCACGGTCGGCAAGACCAAGTGGGTGACCGACGCAGCAGCCAACGCCAATCTCGTCCAGACCGGCTTCACCGAGTCGTGGAAGCTCGCGACCGGCAAGGGGACGGTCGTCGCGGTGGTGGACTCGGGGATCAACGCCGACAACCCCCACTTCGACGGCGTCATCGTGGGCCAGAAGTCGTTCGTGGGAGGTTCGGGCACCGACGACCAGCAGGGCCACGGCACCGCGGTGGCCGGCATCATCCGCGCCCGTCAGCTGAAGAAGAAGTCGGTGCTCACCGGTGCTGCGCCGGACGCCAAGCTGCTGTCGGTGCGGGTCAACCTCCTCAACGACGAGATCTCCACGGCGAACGTCGCACGGGGCATCCGCTGGGCCGCCGAGCAGGACGAGGTCGACGTCATCAACGTCTCGATCAGCACCGGTCCGGGCGACCCGGACCTGAAGGAGCTGGAGTCCGCCGTCGCCTTCGCGGTGCGCAAGGACATCGTCGTGGTGGCCGCAGCCGGCAACAAGCCCGGAGACCCCCAGGTCCCCTACACGCAGGTCCAGTACCCGGCAGGGTTCGACGGGGTGCTCGGCGTCGCCGCCGCACGACCCGAGGGCGGCGTCGACAACTGGTCGATCCGCGGCCGGCACGTCGACGTCTCTGCCCCGGGAGCCAACGTCCCCACGACGTTCCACGCGAACGGCGACTGCCTGGTGGGGTTGGATCATCCCTACACCAGCTACTCGACGCCGTACGTGAGCGCGCTGGCCGCGCAGCTGCGTGAGCGCTTCCCCAAGGACTCGGCCGCCCAGATCATCAACCGCATCACCTCGACGGCCGACCGTCCCCGCATGGCCACGCGCAACGATCGCGAGGGCTGGGGACGCATTCAGCCCGTCGCGGCACTGACGAGCTCCAGCGCGGCGCCTCCGAGCAAGCGGACCTCGACGGTCCCGCAGACCACCGGCACGGGCATCCGGCCCACTGCGGTCGTCGCGGACCCGATGGCCGGACCGCGGAACCGCCTGCTGTGGTGGGGGCTCGGCGCCACCGTCCTGCTCGCGGTCGCGCTCGTGGCTCGGCCGCTGAGCGAACGTCGACGCACCCGCTCGAATCGCTAAGCATCCGCTTAGTCCTGCGGTAGGGTCGCGACCATGAAGGCGATCCAGATCACCACGCTCGACGGGCCCACGGCGGTCGAGCTCCTCGACGTCCCCGATCCGGTCCCGGCCGACGGCCAGGTCCTCATCCGCGTGCACGCCGCCGGCGTCGCGTTCCCCGAGGTGCTCCAGACCCGCGGGCTCTACCAGGTCAAGCCGGACCTGCCCTTCACCCCCGGCGCCGAGATCGCCGGCGAGGTGCTGAGCGCCCCCGAGGGCTCCGGCCTCGTCGCGGGTGACCGCGTCGCCGCCCTGTGCCTCCTGGGTGGCTTCGCCGAGCAGGCCGTGGCGCCGGTCTCGGAGACCTTCAAGCTGCCCGACTCCGTCTCGTACGAGCAGGGTGCCTCGTTCATCTTCAACTACGGCACCGCCTACTTCGCGCTGATCGAGCGCGGGCACCTGCAGCCCGGCGAGTCCGTCCTGGTGCACGGCGCGGCCGGCGGTGTCGGCACCGCCGCGATCCAGGTCGCCAAGGCGTTCGGCGCGGGTCGCGTCGTCGCCGTGACGTCGACCGCCGAGAAGGGTGCGGTGGCGCTCGAGGCGGGCGCCGACGAGTTCGTCCTCGCCGACGGGTTCAAGGATGCGACCGTCGCCCGCGGCAAGGTCGACGTCGTCGTCGACCCGGTGGGCGGC contains these protein-coding regions:
- the eccB gene encoding type VII secretion protein EccB, giving the protein MASKRDLVEAHDFNRRRLVTAFLSGAPGGREVEPVRYGRTIIGGLVLAGILVAGAAVTGVLKPTVSDDWRDNGLVIGKESGSRFLMYNDELFPVANIASARLALRDEPKISYVPDDILVKEPKRNAIGILNAPDYLPPANRLVQDGWTACTNTDGGLRTVVDTTPGAKRSSGSALVVRSRDDAKYWIVADGYRYPVPPDGETGRAILRALALDRTTAFPAPNSWLELLPVASPIQAFSVPGTGQPFRQGRQAIEGLDTIGTPVDVDGRKYVLAEGGLVPLTDFAYQIYLVSPNGQSEPRNLDPADFGSLNTLPNETPYPRDWPDDVPSSYTESTPCLILERGEDATTTSGAYLASSTDPSVLPNGSAVTTDVQQGRGALVYGTTRPQGGPVDTEFLIDSLATRYAIEPKNSVDEAQKRLGYGGVTPVPVPRAWTELFRDGPSLDVERAGAPVG
- a CDS encoding WXG100 family type VII secretion target; translation: MTGNTGRLAVSFGGLGNLAGEVAAGVAKLEARLNQLDQDLTPLKGDWTGEAAASYQQAKAKWDQAIQDLKLTLSQSGQAVNDSGEDYRRTETQNASSFGG
- a CDS encoding S8 family peptidase gives rise to the protein MASNHEQSTGKGVKIAVIDGALNRDIPELDGAKVKLRAALAPGLKSGLIKPRSFSREFYASHGTAMTTLIVGQGKGNAPGGAGITGMAPDAEVYFYQMDPDPTDPETPYPGELFEQAIKDKVDIISYSFTNSTMLEPQIEAAQAAGIVVVAGAGNPNAAVTEPASLPGVVAVGVLDKKIRPWKKQPEGNITIIAPGVDIASGAMKGTATQARWVSGVERTGTSDATPLVAGALALVKSKYPHATGNQLIQQLIHSAGGRDYGYSMEGGFGVISLEELLARDPAGWPDENPLLKGPNYAFDTYPQSAWKDPDAPTPKPTPADTNDKPAADQSAQPAAEDESSSPLPWIIGAAVLVALLVVAAAMARRRRGVSSALTTKTGGTSDGTQ
- a CDS encoding S8 family serine peptidase → MRRALPMALLVLAGSVALPAVAVSPAAAQTTDDGKCTVGKTKWVTDAAANANLVQTGFTESWKLATGKGTVVAVVDSGINADNPHFDGVIVGQKSFVGGSGTDDQQGHGTAVAGIIRARQLKKKSVLTGAAPDAKLLSVRVNLLNDEISTANVARGIRWAAEQDEVDVINVSISTGPGDPDLKELESAVAFAVRKDIVVVAAAGNKPGDPQVPYTQVQYPAGFDGVLGVAAARPEGGVDNWSIRGRHVDVSAPGANVPTTFHANGDCLVGLDHPYTSYSTPYVSALAAQLRERFPKDSAAQIINRITSTADRPRMATRNDREGWGRIQPVAALTSSSAAPPSKRTSTVPQTTGTGIRPTAVVADPMAGPRNRLLWWGLGATVLLAVALVARPLSERRRTRSNR
- the eccD gene encoding type VII secretion integral membrane protein EccD, with product MTSSTAVHSLGGLVRVTIASGDRRTDLALPSSVTVAELLPELARSMGVLEPGSAHTGFRLLAADGTQLSASAGLAFQNVYDGAVLTLAPGHEDSPRVYDDVVEAMSDVIEETTRPWEPTAARNTALIASGSLLALGALSIGVERTSILAGALAGGIALVLLTASIVVSRLEHENEIALMLGWSAVVYAAVGAFTAVSSDEILGAPLASAGGAGAVTAILAMAGLESRRLLMLPGVILGVIAAAASGLVIATDLEPAKIYLVALALAVIASGVQPALALTSAGASSPQPEDPASLPDDPSEVDIEKVRTGARVGHDVLLATTVTSGLLLIAVAPLAVTLGLTGMLTTVAAAVALLVRTRQFRSGTEVGAGLLTAAAGILSIAISVLVLEPDWRPGLIVVLIVVAAGTLVSTLVTSTRTVSRGRMAEVLELIALVAIVPLLVIAIGIVSAVRS
- a CDS encoding NADPH:quinone oxidoreductase family protein translates to MKAIQITTLDGPTAVELLDVPDPVPADGQVLIRVHAAGVAFPEVLQTRGLYQVKPDLPFTPGAEIAGEVLSAPEGSGLVAGDRVAALCLLGGFAEQAVAPVSETFKLPDSVSYEQGASFIFNYGTAYFALIERGHLQPGESVLVHGAAGGVGTAAIQVAKAFGAGRVVAVTSTAEKGAVALEAGADEFVLADGFKDATVARGKVDVVVDPVGGDRFTDSLRCLAENGRLLVIGFTAGEIPTVKVNRLLLNNVSVVGVGWGASVLARPGAIAAEWDAMEPHLASGALRPVIGPTFPLAEATQALLTLDERRATGKVLLTL